The following coding sequences are from one Lycium ferocissimum isolate CSIRO_LF1 chromosome 3, AGI_CSIRO_Lferr_CH_V1, whole genome shotgun sequence window:
- the LOC132048704 gene encoding uncharacterized protein LOC132048704, translated as MGEVAYELELPASMNAIHLVFHVSMLRGYKPDPAHIISPEVVEINDGLTYEEQPVEILDRQVRRLRAKDIASVKVLWRNHDVEEATWEAAEDIKIRYPHLFTSTVS; from the exons ATGGGTGAAGTAGCCTACGAGCTAGAGTTACCTGCATCGATGAATGCGATTCATCTtgtttttcatgtatcaatgctacGTGGGTACAAGCCCGACCCTGCTCACATCATCTCTCCGGAAGTAGTAGAAATAAATGATGGCTTGACTTATGAGGAACAACCAGTTGAGATTCTTGATAGGCAAGTCCGTAGATTGAGAGCCAAAGATATAGCTTCGGTTAAAGTTTTGTGGCGTAATCATGATGTcgaagaggctacttgggaggcTGCGGAAGATATAAAAATTCGATACCCCCACTTGTTCACATCTACAG TATCGTAA